CGCTGTTGGAGCAGGTGCATCTGCAAAACAGAATTGCTGTGAAATACTCTTAGAGGAACTGAAAACACCTTGTCTTGTCAACTTCCAATCGTGCATGGTCTGCACAAAGGGAGGGTCCACAGCTGGGGACGGTTACCTTCCTAACACCTAAGAACAGCTTATCTACCGttaattttgttttatttgccaGAGCCGTGTCAGGCTAACCTGTTATTTCATGTCAAACCACAGCATGTTACTTATTTTAGTAAAACGTACGAGTTGGTGAGGAGGTCAACGCGGTGCCGTTGCTGGCTCCCGCTACTCCAGTGGCTGCACGTGTTCTTTTCTTGCTAATTTCTGCTGGGACGGCATAGTTAATATTAGCTAGCGAACCCGGTGAAGCACAACACTTTTTATTCAAAAAGTTAGTTTGCTACAAACAGAATCAACTAGAACCTTATTATGTACCTTCCGTATTTACCACATTTTCGATATTGATAAGTCAATCACACGATGCCATCCTATTCGATAGACTACTGTATTGAGGATAATCAATTGAAAGCTAGATAGATACGTTAGCTAGCCAGCTAGTTTGACAAAGATAGTTTATAAAGGGCAAGCTTACACTAATTAAGAAAACTGATTAATATTGTCTTGTCAAACATTTCGAAATCCTATACTGCCAATACGAATAATAATACTGTAGAAGCAACTATCTGTAAACTCTTACCTTCTCAGTCCTACGTCTTCTACCTTCTTGAGCGGGCTCTCAGGTCTGAAAGCTGTATTACCATCGACGTTTGCTTGACTGGTTGACGAACAGATTTCATTGGTTCAAAAGCAGGCGGTGTCAAAGTTATGCTTTTATGTAGACAACTTTAATGTTTCGACGTTTCTGCGACTATCAGTATTTATTGTGTAGGGACATTGGGTTTGGAGTAATAACAGCAACTCTGAAGTTCAAAAGTCTTAGCCCGAAATCTTTACAATATGTTTTAATAAGTCTGAGCACCTCTAGAAAGTAGGTTTTGTAAGGGTACgtttatactttatttaaacTGAAGTAAATCTAAAGTTTCACTATAAATGTAACAATTTAAAGGGGCATAAAACAATGATGCCATGAAAGATAAAGTTTACAAACTAGTTATGACATTTTTCAAATTAGTGCTCTAACAGTAAATACAGAAATAATGTGAAAACTCTGTTTTATTGTCAATCAATGTGCATCAAATGAAAATAATCTTTGTGAGAACTTAATAAATCAACACAGTAAATAAACAATGTCCCATGACTTTGTGCAACTAATAAGGGTATCAATAGTTTAGAAGTATTTTTGCCACCCACATACAAAGTAGAATGTTACAACTTTAGCACTCATGTACATTGTATTTCCTTATATCATGAATGATTCGACCCAGGATATGAGAACTGTGATTTCTGGCAAGCCAGTATTCCCATTCTATTACTTTCAGGTGTTGTTTCAGAAGTTTTGATGTGCGGTTACCACGATGCCGCCACACATCCACCTTGAAGGTCTGCCATGCACGCTCTAAATGCTGAGAATGGGCTCTGGTTGTCGGATGAACAAAGTTTATTTTGTGGCACACAGTGAAATGCTTATGGCCCAACTCTGTTAAAGCCCTGCGGTAGGCTCTCCACTCATCTGTGATGATAGTTGAGCGTCTTCTGATATGCCGTTGAATGATCGGTAGGAGATCATTCTTTGACCTTCCACGAACAATCTTGAGGATAGGTCTTTGACTGTTCTTTCCCACTTCTAAGATCCCAAAAACCCATTTTTTGGAGCGGCGCCAAGTTGGACCAACCCTGCCACAGTTATGCTGCGAAAGACATTTCACATatcatatgtttatatattacattccatatgtgtgtgtgtgtgtgtgtgtgtgtgtgtgtgtgtgtgtgtgtgtgtgtgtgtgtgtgtgtgtgtgtgtgtgtgtgtgtgtttttctgcacCTTTCTTTTATGTGAGAATTTGCTTTCATCCAGTACAACAAAACGGTGACGGCCACGGCCACCAACCCTCATTTGTCCACGATGGCGAAGTTTGTCAACTGCCCGAATGCAGACCTTAGCCAAATGAGGGCACATCATTATTGTCATGTTTGGATATAACTGAAGCAGTTTCTTCAATCCTGACTTCATTCAGTGGTTTACTTTAAATTAAGTCAGGGAATGAATGCTCTACAACGATGAACTCGTCAGTAGTTGCACATAATATCTGACATGAGGCTATATCTTGTTTGAATGGGGGCATATATTTCACTCCATACCTTTCTCAAGGTGGCAGCCATTCGGCTTAGAGTTCTGCTGCTTGCTGCAACACCATCATCCATTAGGTCTACTTGTCTCATCCTCAGTCCTTGTGAGAACCTAGGCAACCAGCAGGCATAGATCAAAGTGTTTAGTTTTATTATACATAACAACTCACATACGTTTTTAAAAGCAGTTGCCTATTGCTCTGTATAGTTTATTGAAATCATTAGCGATTCAGTCTTCCTAGGATAAATCCACAGCAAGGTAGCACACATAGCCTACTATTAGCCTACTACAAACCTGAAGATAAATGGAAGTCAATAAGAAATGTACAAAAGACTACACAGTTGGACATGGGTGTGTTTCCTTAACCAAGTCAATGGTTTAATGGCTGAAGAAATTGGTTTTGGGCTATGGGTAAGCTATCCTTGGTTATACCACAACAAATGAAAGTAGGGCTCTAACAAATGGCAATTCCAAACAatttccatttttcttttttttaaaaaatcatCAGATGTTGGATATCAGGTTTGATGTGCATGTCTATACAAACCTGTAGATGAATTCCAGATGATTCTGCAATGATCTGCGTGAATGGTAGAATAAGGTCCCCTTACGAACAGACGAAGTCCCTCGACAAGAGCGATTCTTGCAATTCCTGCAAGTCGTGgttttaaatcaaataaatgtaaatcaagaaataaatgaaaaaaaacagcaaaatataaaaataataggcAATGAGAATAGGCTACTCACCATTGGAATCCATCTTGGCGAGATATTTTCAAAAGTTTCATAGACACTTTGCATTTGTTGCAAATCATAGAGCGCAGCAAAAGCCCCTTCTTTTGCATCCACAATACCAGTTCTCTTTTGTTGAGCAACGTGTTTTGTGCCCGTAAAATGCGACAAACTTCATTTTTAATTGACATTTTTCAAAAGTTTCATAGACACATTGCATTTGTTGCAAATCATAGAGCGCAGCAAAAGCCCCTTCTTTTGCATCCACAATACCAGTTCTCTTTTGTTGAGCAACGTGTTTTGTGCCCGTAAAATGCGACAAACTTCATTTTTAATTGACATTTTTCATTGATACCTACACATCAGTTGCAGAAACGTCGAAATATTAAAGTTGTCTACATGAAAGCATAACTTAACACCGCGCGCTTTTGGACCAATGAAATCTGTTCGTCAACCAGTCAAGCAAACGTCGATGGTAATACAGCTTTCAGACCTGAGAGCACGCTCAAGAAGGTAGAAGACGTAGGACTGAGAAGGTAAGAGTTTACAGATAGTTGCTTCTACAGTATTATTATTCGTATTGGCAGTATAGGATTTCGAAATGTTTGACAAGACAATATTAATCAGTTTTCTTAATTAGTGTAAGCTTGCCCCTTATAAACTATCTTTGTCAAACTAGCTGGCTAGCTAACGTATCTATCTAGCTTTCAATTGATTATCCTCAATACAGTAGTCTATCGAATAGGATGGCATTGTGTGATTGACTTATCAATATCGAAAATGTGGTAAATACGGAAGGTACATAATAAGGTTCTAGTTGATTCTGTTTGTAGCAAACTAAGTTTTTGAATAAAAAGTGTTGTGCTTCACCGGGTTCGCTAGCTAATATTAACTATGCCGTCCCTGCAGAAATTAGCAAGAAAAGAACACGTGCAGCCACTGGAGTAGCGGGAGCCAGCAACGGCACCGTGTTGACCTCCTCACCAACTCGTAAGTTTTACTAAAATAAGTAACATGCTGTGGTTTGACATGAAATAACAGGTTAGCCTGACACGGCTCTGGCAAATAAAACGAAATTAACGGTAGATAAGCTGTTCTTAGGTGTTAGGAAGGTAACCGTCCCCAGCTGTGGACCCTCCCTTTGTGCAGACCATGCACGATTGGAAGTTGACAAGACAAGGTGTTTTCAGTTCCTCTAAGAGTATTTCACAGCAATTCTGTTTTGCAGATGCACCTGCTCCAACAGCGCTGCATGAGATTGAGATGTTAAAAGTAAAGCTGGAGGCTGAGAGGGAGAAAGTTAATTTGAAAGAGGAGATGATCGATGTGCTAAAAAAAGACAAGCTCTACCTCCAGGGGGAGCTCACCAAGAAAGATGCTTACTACCAGGAGCAGCTGGCCAAAAAAGACGCCAACTTCAATGACGAGCTGGCAAGGAAAGATGCCATGCTACTagataaaatgaaaaataagaaaattaggAAGCAAGCCGGTAAACTCCTacttcaagattcaagattcaagataatttattgtcatttcagccatatacacagtatacagtGAAATGAAATAGCGTTTCCCAAGAACATAAGGTGCAACATAGAgcgacaataataacaaaaaaacaacaacaacaacaacaacaacatgctacATATAACTGCAAACCCGTAAAGTGACTGTGTGGAATTTGCAGAGcgggaatataaatataaatatgactatGTGTCTGAGTAGTGcgggaatataaatatgaatataaagcAATAGTGCATAAACCACATCATTGTGCAGTGGTCAGTTTAATATGATGTAACCATGGTAATTCCTGCTACCAAAGACAAGACAAGGTGTTTTCAGTTCCTCTAAGAGTATTTCACAGCAATTCTGTTTTGCAGATGCACCTGCTCCAACAGCGCTGCATGAGATTGAGATGTTAAAAGTAAAGCTGGAGGCTGAGAGGGAGAAAGTTAATTTGAAAGAGGAGATGATCGATGTGCTAAAAAAAGACAAGATCTACCTCCAGGGGGAGCTCACCAAGAAAGATGCTTACTACCAGGAGCAGCTGGCCAAGAAAGACGCCAACTTCAATGACGAGCTGGCCTAGTAGCATGACGATGCCATGCTACTagataaaatgaaaaatacCTACTTCCAACATCATTGTGCAGTGGTCAGTTTAATATGATGTAACCTTGGTAATTCCTGCTACTAAATATTTCTTGATTGTTTTTCAGAAGTTAAAAATTCCTCAAGCTCGTTTGAAAGTATCCAAGACCTCGTGTCTTCCTTGTCCGATTCGTCTGTGGAggcacccaaaaaaaaaaaaggaaagcaaaAGCTTAAAACATTTTGTAAATCAACTCCACTGGAGCAGCAGCTAGACTCCGAAGGCCCTTCACACAGCCGTGTTCGGAGTAAGTAGTGATAAGACCAAGCAAGGTTACTAAAAAGAGAAATGCTGTGTTGTGTAGACAATGATATTACTACACCAGGTAAGGCAGAGGACACTGGGGTAAGTATCAATATAAAAAAGACATGAAGGCAACCTGTAACAAATTGTAAGGAAGAGAGAATTCATCATTTTTCAGAGGGAATAAGTGAGGGCAGCTTTGCTCTTCTTATTTTACCATTCAAAACCATATGAGGCATATGTTTTCACATTAGTTTCAGTAAGAACAGAATGGGTTTGATAGAAATTAATGTTTTTGTATAAAATGCAATGCGAGGGTGTGCTGtggctttaaaaaagaaaattttTGGGAAGTGTTGGCTTTGCCGTAATTTACAATCAAGTTCTGAATGGTGTTGTGAGTTACTATTTCAGGTAGATGAACATGTACCTTTTTCTTCTTATGCCTCTTTTTGTTTAGTTCGGAACACCAAAGGGGTTATTTTAAGATATGTGGACGCCCTGGAAGCATTCAAAAGAGGGAAGTCCATGAAGGCAGCATTCGATGCTGTCGGGGTGGACCGAAACACGGTGGCGAGGACTGCCATTGTGGCAGAACTGCATCTGGCAGCACCAGAAGTGTTCGAGTCCATCAGCTGGAATGAGCGAGTGGAGTCACTCTCCACCTTTATTGCTAGGTGCCGTTCACTTGTGACACCAGAAATTAAAGATAAAATAAGCAAGATGAAAACGGATGGGGACTTGCTCCCGATGGCCGTCCATTAAAATTTCACATCAAAGTCACATCAAAGTTGTCTACAGCAggcttgctgtttttttttattttaaacaccgTATACTATGTTCTGGGCTATGTTCAGCCAGTGCTGATTTAAATAAAAGGGTTTTCATCTGTATCCTGTTGTATTTACTGTCAGCACTATTAACAAGTTCATAATGCCTTATCTTCTCTTTTATCTTATAATAATCTTATATCTGTTTAAAACAACATTACCCTTTTGTCACTTTACTTAAAGCTGACAAAGTACACTTATAGAATCTTATATCTGTTCATAACAACACCACCCTTTTGTCACTTTACTTAAAGCTGACAAAGTCCACTTATAGGATCTTCTAAAAGTCTATAATATTCTATGTCTGTATAGCAGCCTAGTCACCATACTAATAACCATTAAAGCCCatggtgcaggttaaccggaagtattgattaatgggtacataaagcactcaaaatatgtatataaagttagaaatgtctccaaaatggtgttaaagtccagtttttgtagtttttggttagtaacggttattttttacgcaatttggcgatgacgtcacgtaaGGTAGACGCATACTAGAACTAGCATTATGGCGGacggggatgaggaagaggtagcAAGACCCACTGTCAACATTTATGATGGCCTACAGCCATATAATTTCGAACCGGTTAGGCGTATGAGGGGAAATGAGGAAATACCGAGAGCCGATGGCCGTCaaagacaaataaatgcatggtcagaggagaatgagtggagagttggtGAAGTGTCCTGGTGAGTTGCTACCATTTAGAAACGCAGCAaggagcgctggagctagtagtctatgaacagcagtgcatacaataacttatttatttttactgtcagtgaatagcatcgaatgaaagtcaacgttttctttatatctagtgacagtGATTATGTCATTGGCTCAGATAAGTACcctaaacttagtcagaagatccagaaatagaaggcatattatgccttctatttcttctaAATATGGGCTAGCTTGACAGTCCCACCTGTGAACCCCTAGTGTTTATTCTAAGCTTTTACCTTTCTCCGGTGAAAATGTTGTTTGCAAACGTAGCCGACGCCGAGTAGGCTGGTTATGTCTTCAGTGTGATTATTTTTGATAGTGCTAACTCGTTTTCCTCGTGATTGATTGTCATTGAAACTGTCAGGGTACCGCTTACCGGGAGAGAGCAGTAAGCGTGtctgtgtcgctgtgtttggcaggtgtctgtgtgggcggTGTCGTCCCATGGAAACTGTGGTGGAGAGCTTGTGTTGTAGGGAGGTGAGCGCGTTTTGGTCGCTGGTCGAGGAGCTCACCCCGCGGCCAGCAGATATAACGTGCCTAACGCAGCATCCTGGATTTGAGGCATGCTGCCTGAATCCGTTTGTGCTAAaaatagcatacacacacttcaGGCAGGATCATGGTCCCCTTCAAGCCAGCACGCACGAGTATGTTCATGGTTTATGTTTACTTTACAAATCTTTTTACACTGAGTCATTTGAACCAACAGTTATAGGTGACAGGAGATGTGTTGCATACACAATAAACATGCATAAGAAACAGGCTTAAAATGACGTTTCCAACCTACTTACAGAGTTTTAAACTTAAGAATCGTTCCTACTTATCCCTAGGCAATACCGGTACACTGCGTACAGGCAAGCTATACGCTGGGCTTATGGCGTTTTAGGGAGGAGTATAAGGAAGCCTCTACCCTCTTGTGTGGTTTCAACCATCAGACAGCAATTCCAGAATGATGACCAGACGTATCAGGGCTTTCAATGGCCTtgtttggatgaaaatgaatacaaataatagTTATGCTTATTCTGTTGTGATCATTCAATTGCccttaaaatgttataaagtacacagaacacatgcattttggataaaaaaaagttgattGGCATTGCTTGTAATGGTTACTGAACAAAGACACAGGTTGGAATTAaatctatataaaaaaatggttaGGCACAAAACATACAAGGAACACTGATGAAGGGCTAGACCCGCAATGTttaattctaattctaattAATTCTGCAATAGTGTAGTCATACCCGAGGGTCAGTTGatggttctctttctctcacacacacacacacatgcacactatttcatgcatgcatacatgcagtgATACATGCAAAAGCACATCAAGCAGACACAGTGAGCCCAGACAACACCGCACACAGAGGTTGACAAGGCACAGGTAAAATGATTACCAAATTATTTTGAATTATATACAAAGAAATTTCATGCAAATAATAACAACTAAATCATTGGACTTGtccgtggaaaaaaataataatgtgaaaTTAGGTTTTCTTGAAGCGTGACTGCCGGGCTAGGTAGAGGCTGATGGCCTCCTCCTTAGGAATCTGTTCGAAGGATTTGGCGATGGGGGCGGGTGCATCGGAGGACAAATTGGCGCCAACTTCTCGAAGAACCGCGGGTGAATTGGCGTAGCTCTCCCGAAGGGCCTTCATTAATGATGTTGCATAACCtgcagacataataataataataataatattactttaTAAAGATCATTGTCACTGATCACTCGTGCGCCATCTCAAAATATGATAGAACTGCCTGACACTGCTTACCGTATGAGGCTGCCTCTTTGATGGGACGCACCACATGGGCACCTTTTCTGAAGCGCGGATACCGCACGCAGTACTTCTCCGTCCCGTCACTTCTCCGTGCTGTCTCGCGATTGGCATTGTGATTATAATGCAGCGCCGCTAAGAGAAGCctacaaaataacacatttgagaAAACCTTTGAAACTTGGTGTATGACAAAATACTACAATAGGCACGTTAATAGGTAGTATTATTACTATAAAAGGCATAATAATTGGCAGTGTTATTCCATTGGATAGCACTGACCTGCTATACATCCCAAGATATGACAACCCTGTGTGCTTGGGCGCGAAGTGCAAGATGAGGGAGTGGTAAGCCTCAAGGGAGAAGGTCTGGTGCTGTGGAGACAGCTGACGGACATCTTTCAGCAAGGCAGCCCTCATCATTATGTTCTCCAACTTGACTGCTGCCAATGAGCCTGAAAAGACCAAGACAGGTaggcagggaggcagacagacacacagacggaaaaCGTACAAATAGACATTAGACAGGAAGATGGATACAGACAGAATTCCTTTTTGAAATGGAAACACATGAAATTGTCCTGCATATGaattatagcaaacataaacagTAAACAGAATGTTATGAGATTGCCAGGGAATGAAAAAACAATTTCATCACAAAGGTCACATGTCAAAGCATCCAGACAATTACTCAAAGAcagcaaataaaacaaaactatgTAGAGCGTGCATAATACCAGTACTGTACCTGGGTCCAGCCACTCTTTGTTGCGCTGATCTCCGTCTAGAGGGCCATGGGCACAACTGGAGAAGGCAGGGGTGTCATGGTCATGGATGTCCTGGATGTGGTTCACTAAACTTCTCCATTTGGCCTCCATGACCGCTGGGTTGCCATCTGGGGTTGAGGCTGCAGTCCAATAGAGGTGATTCACTATAGCTGGCCTCCACAACTGTAGTTGGTCACACTCTTTGGATGCTGCATCCAATGCCTTCCCCAGACCTGTTTTAGAACAAATGGTATTAATTGATATGcactaacaaaaactgcttcAAGGTTCCAACAATGGATACATACTTTTGGCAATGTGCCACACGTCAAAATAATGCTGTGTCCCTTCAGGGAtcagctcctctctcacccatttGGCAAcctaaggagaaaaaaaacactaacatccAGCTTCAGTGCAATTCAGATATTTACATTCTATACTGCATTTTTATTGTAAATACCTGGCGATGTCGGTCCGTGATCAGCGTTGCCAAATGCAggtcgtttcccctcagcaggCCAACACTGCGCTTGAGCCCTTCAAGCTCACACCATGAGCTGTTGGGGACCTCTGAGCTCTGCAACATGACATAACAGTGTAAGTGTAGAatgctggtggtgttgaaggAGGCGTTAATGAACCGAAGCGTTGCTGGTCCAGGCATTATGATACACTACTCTAGTTAGGCAATACACAATAAAGCTCTATGCATGGTTGTAGTGGAAAGATGTTATATTAAGATACAATCCTTTTACCAAATTGCAGAGTTAATTTCTTTGTCTAATAACATCAGGTTtacctgaacaagctgaacatccaCCACCTTGTtcactctgtcctctatcaGAGAGTATGACCCATACTTTGCGCAGTGCCCAGGAGAATCTGACCTGGAATTAATTACAATTTATGTTTCAAGTTTTTAAAACCATGGTCTGTAAAGACAATCCACCATGTCAACTGCAAATGCCAACTAAAGCCACCCTACatgataacaaataacaaaatcaaAACGTGGAACTGGTCTAGCTCTCACACTGGTTTACCTGCAGTCACCAGGAAGAACTAGCCCGCCATCCATTGCCCGTAGGTCACTAAAATTCTTGGCTTGATCATTCTGCCAGGCCTGAACGATTACAGGGATGGTGTAGCGGCGTTGATGGCGAAAGAAACTGCTGGCACTGATGCACTGCAGGCCAAACAGGGTCAACATTCTTAGTGTCTGTGTGGCCAAACATCCAGTAAAATGAATGGCCCCACTTAACAGGAGGTTGCAGGTTGGCATGTTCCTGTGGAGCATTGGCTGGTTTTGCCAGAAACGGTGGTAGCCACATGATGCACAGACCTAGataagtaataaaataaaataaaacattgtaatCAACAGTATATCAGGATTCAATATAGAGTAAGTACTGTACATTACTGGTCAAAGGTTTCATATTTTCAATGAAACACACATGACCAATACAGTATAACACTCAAATATGATGGCATCACAAACCAGCAGACTTAAGCCAGCCTGGTACATACATTGTAAATTAACTGGCAAGACAGTCAGAGCTATCAGATTGTAATTAGATATTCAGATTTTCTA
The window above is part of the Gadus macrocephalus chromosome 10, ASM3116895v1 genome. Proteins encoded here:
- the LOC132465639 gene encoding uncharacterized protein LOC132465639 — encoded protein: MEAKWRSLVNHIQDIHDHDTPAFSSCAHGPLDGDQRNKEWLDPGSLAAVKLENIMMRAALLKDVRQLSPQHQTFSLEAYHSLILHFAPKHTGLSYLGMYSRLLLAALHYNHNANRETARRSDGTEKYCVRYPRFRKGAHVVRPIKEAASYGYATSLMKALRESYANSPAVLREVGANLSSDAPAPIAKSFEQIPKEEAISLYLARQSRFKKT